From the Mycobacteriales bacterium genome, one window contains:
- a CDS encoding small basic family protein, with translation MIILLALAAGIGIGFAVQPSVPIDLQPYLPIAVVAALDAVFGGLRARLDGIFDDKVFVVSFIANVLVAALIVFVGDQLGVGGELSTAVIVVLGIRIFSNVAAIRRHLFRA, from the coding sequence TTGATCATCCTGCTTGCGCTGGCGGCCGGGATCGGCATCGGGTTCGCGGTCCAGCCTTCGGTTCCGATCGACCTGCAGCCCTACCTCCCGATCGCCGTCGTCGCGGCCCTCGACGCGGTGTTCGGGGGCCTGCGGGCCCGTCTCGACGGGATCTTCGACGACAAGGTGTTCGTCGTGTCGTTCATCGCGAACGTGCTGGTGGCGGCGCTCATCGTCTTCGTCGGGGACCAGCTCGGGGTGGGCGGAGAGCTGTCGACCGCGGTGATCGTCGTCCTGGGTATCCGGATCTTCTCCAACGTGGCGGCCATCCGCCGGCACCTGTTCCGAGCGTGA
- a CDS encoding DUF881 domain-containing protein, whose product MTQRREPRRLDASMSLLTDIAANALEPGYAQAAQAHARRPAGRGPRIAVAVTVGIAALLVVVDGAQAALHAPADARARGALVAQVQGLESQTAALAGTVRNLQAEVAAASASALSADAAGTGRLVGLERDSGMSPLSGPGLVVILNDAPTASPDTLGAGSPATGQNRILDSDLQAVVNALWAAGARGIAINGERLTALTAIRTAGAAILVDFSPLSPPYTVEAVGDPVAIETGFGGSATAAQYRTYQSVYGLGFSYHRASGLSLPAATDLVLHEAEPLP is encoded by the coding sequence ATGACCCAGCGACGCGAGCCGAGACGCCTCGACGCCTCGATGTCGCTGCTCACGGACATCGCCGCGAACGCCCTGGAGCCGGGCTACGCGCAGGCCGCGCAGGCCCATGCCCGCCGGCCCGCCGGGCGCGGCCCGCGGATAGCGGTGGCGGTCACGGTCGGGATCGCCGCGCTACTCGTCGTGGTCGACGGGGCGCAGGCCGCCCTGCACGCCCCGGCGGACGCCCGGGCCCGGGGCGCCCTGGTCGCGCAGGTGCAGGGTCTCGAGTCCCAGACCGCCGCCCTGGCCGGCACCGTGCGCAACCTACAGGCCGAGGTGGCGGCGGCCTCGGCGAGCGCGCTGTCCGCGGACGCCGCCGGGACCGGCCGGCTGGTCGGGCTCGAACGCGACAGCGGGATGTCCCCGCTGTCGGGCCCCGGCCTCGTCGTCATTCTCAACGACGCCCCGACCGCCTCCCCGGACACGCTGGGTGCCGGGAGCCCCGCGACGGGGCAGAACCGCATCCTCGACTCGGACCTTCAGGCGGTGGTCAACGCGCTGTGGGCGGCTGGGGCGCGGGGCATCGCCATCAACGGGGAGCGCCTCACCGCCTTGACCGCCATCAGAACGGCCGGCGCGGCGATCCTCGTCGACTTCAGCCCGCTGTCCCCCCCGTACACGGTCGAGGCGGTCGGCGACCCGGTCGCGATCGAGACCGGGTTCGGGGGGAGCGCCACGGCAGCCCAGTACCGGACCTACCAGTCGGTGTACGGGCTCGGGTTCTCCTACCACCGGGCGTCCGGGCTTTCCCTGCCCGCCGCCACCGACCTGGTCCTGCACGAAGCGGAGCCGCTGCCTTGA
- a CDS encoding DUF881 domain-containing protein yields MTAALPSPPPPTGWRGLVELLRPRPNRAQAIVALLVGLLGFAIAAQVHVTRSGGTLATARQTDLIGLLGDLTARADRLRGQIAALEVTEAQLTAGTGGRAAALAAAKARLQTLGILAGTLPATGPGIALTINDPGHQVRADVLLDALEELRGAGAEVIQIGPVRVVASTALLDAANRNVTVDGVEVAPPYAFLVIGDPKTLAAALGIPGGVLDTVDARPGASATVDQLARVTIRALHPAGAGQ; encoded by the coding sequence GTGACCGCGGCCCTGCCGTCGCCCCCGCCACCGACCGGGTGGCGCGGGCTCGTCGAACTGCTCCGCCCCCGGCCCAACCGGGCCCAGGCGATCGTCGCGCTTCTCGTCGGGCTGCTCGGCTTCGCGATCGCCGCGCAAGTCCATGTCACCCGCTCCGGCGGCACCCTCGCCACCGCCCGCCAGACCGACCTGATCGGCCTGCTGGGCGACCTCACCGCGCGGGCCGACCGGCTGCGCGGGCAGATCGCGGCCCTGGAGGTGACCGAGGCGCAGCTCACCGCCGGCACCGGGGGACGGGCGGCCGCGCTGGCCGCGGCCAAGGCCCGGCTTCAGACCCTCGGCATCCTCGCCGGGACCCTGCCGGCGACGGGGCCCGGGATCGCGTTGACGATCAACGATCCGGGGCACCAGGTCCGAGCCGACGTGCTCCTCGACGCCCTCGAGGAACTGCGCGGCGCCGGGGCCGAGGTGATCCAGATCGGCCCGGTGCGGGTCGTCGCCTCCACGGCGCTGCTCGACGCCGCCAACCGCAACGTCACCGTCGACGGGGTCGAGGTGGCGCCGCCGTACGCCTTCCTCGTCATCGGCGACCCGAAGACGCTCGCCGCGGCCCTCGGCATCCCCGGCGGTGTCCTCGACACGGTGGACGCCCGGCCCGGGGCCAGCGCGACGGTCGACCAGCTCGCCCGGGTGACCATCCGCGCCTTGCATCCGGCCGGAGCCGGTCAGTAG